A window of the Coprobacter fastidiosus genome harbors these coding sequences:
- a CDS encoding DUF4834 family protein produces the protein MVIILYSLLFIFIFILLLGLGFIGTIIRVLFGNTRRNPADTTKNSGNRQDGRSSTKWYTYQKRREKIFDKTDGEYVEFEEIKEEK, from the coding sequence ATGGTTATTATTCTCTATAGTCTCCTATTTATATTCATCTTTATCCTTCTTTTAGGATTAGGTTTTATTGGCACAATAATACGTGTCCTTTTTGGAAATACACGACGTAACCCTGCCGATACGACAAAAAACTCCGGCAATCGTCAGGACGGACGCAGTTCAACAAAATGGTATACTTACCAAAAAAGAAGAGAAAAAATATTCGACAAAACAGATGGTGAATATGTCGAGTTTGAAGAAATAAAAGAAGAAAAGTAA
- a CDS encoding RluA family pseudouridine synthase, with protein MRQTRNNRKSNRRYNQESSVKTYSVQEGPVKLLDYLFSLFPEKSKTTVKSLLSHRQVAINNIPTTQFDDLLHSGDELAINFERGFRVFKHSRLRIVYEDEFLIVIDKGYGLLSMSTDRIKEKTAYHILSDYVKADDPAGRIFIIHRLDRDTSGLMMFAKSQQIQETMQRSWNDMVLDRRYVAVVEGAFDKDKGEVSSYLAENAAYEVYSTQNKDEGQYALTRYEVLKSNGKFSLVELQLATGRKNQIRVHMKDLGHSIIGDKKYGATCNPLGRLALHASRLRFVHPVTRRDMFFETPIPAKFRYIVKGR; from the coding sequence ATGAGACAAACTCGTAATAATAGAAAAAGCAATAGAAGATATAATCAGGAAAGTTCGGTAAAGACATATTCGGTGCAGGAAGGTCCTGTCAAATTGTTGGATTATCTGTTCTCGTTGTTTCCTGAAAAGAGTAAGACAACGGTAAAGTCTCTTTTGTCCCATCGTCAGGTTGCAATAAATAATATTCCTACGACACAGTTCGATGATCTTTTGCATTCCGGTGATGAATTGGCGATAAATTTTGAAAGAGGATTTAGGGTGTTTAAGCATAGTCGTCTGCGTATTGTGTACGAAGACGAGTTTTTGATTGTCATTGATAAAGGATACGGACTTCTTTCGATGTCAACAGACCGCATTAAAGAAAAAACAGCCTATCATATACTTAGCGATTACGTAAAAGCAGATGATCCTGCCGGCAGAATATTCATTATCCATCGGCTCGATCGGGATACTTCCGGGTTGATGATGTTTGCCAAAAGCCAACAGATTCAGGAAACTATGCAACGGTCTTGGAACGATATGGTGCTGGACCGACGTTATGTTGCAGTTGTGGAAGGTGCTTTCGATAAAGATAAGGGAGAGGTGTCTTCTTATCTTGCCGAAAATGCTGCTTATGAGGTTTATTCTACACAGAATAAGGATGAGGGACAATATGCGCTTACTCGCTATGAGGTGCTCAAAAGCAACGGAAAATTTTCTTTAGTAGAATTGCAATTGGCCACCGGACGGAAAAATCAGATTCGGGTACACATGAAGGATTTAGGACACAGCATTATCGGAGATAAAAAATATGGAGCTACATGCAACCCTTTAGGACGTTTGGCTCTTCATGCTTCTCGTTTGAGGTTCGTTCATCCCGTAACGAGGAGAGACATGTTTTTTGAAACGCCGATTCCTGCTAAATTCAGGTATATTGTAAAAGGTCGATGA
- a CDS encoding phosphatidylserine decarboxylase family protein: protein MKIHQEGQNILIILCIILLILNSLIHYFINIHYVSIPFLVISIIFFLLVLNFFRSPKRHYKGDIENSIVAPADGTIVAVEEVMENEYFHDKRIQVSIFMSIFNVHANWFPVNGTVTHVSHQNGRFMAAYLPKSSTENERSTVVIKTDKGEEILMRQIAGAMARRIVTYAEVGDKCHINEHMGFIKFGSRVDVFLPLGTEVLVKLNDKTTGNITQIARL from the coding sequence ATGAAAATACATCAGGAAGGACAAAACATACTTATTATATTATGTATTATCTTACTGATACTGAATAGCCTCATTCACTATTTTATAAACATACATTATGTTTCTATCCCTTTTCTTGTAATTTCGATCATATTCTTTTTATTGGTTCTCAATTTTTTCAGATCACCCAAAAGACATTATAAAGGAGATATAGAAAACAGCATCGTAGCCCCCGCCGATGGTACGATCGTAGCCGTAGAAGAGGTTATGGAAAATGAATATTTCCATGATAAAAGAATTCAGGTATCTATTTTCATGAGCATATTCAACGTACATGCCAACTGGTTTCCGGTAAACGGAACGGTAACTCATGTAAGCCACCAAAACGGACGTTTTATGGCAGCATATCTTCCCAAATCAAGTACAGAAAACGAACGTTCTACAGTAGTTATCAAAACAGATAAAGGTGAAGAAATTCTTATGCGTCAAATTGCCGGAGCTATGGCACGCCGCATTGTCACCTATGCAGAAGTCGGAGATAAATGTCATATAAACGAACATATGGGGTTCATAAAATTCGGTTCCCGCGTAGATGTATTTCTTCCTTTAGGGACAGAGGTTCTTGTCAAATTAAATGACAAAACGACAGGGAATATAACTCAAATTGCCAGATTATAG
- the hisG gene encoding ATP phosphoribosyltransferase: MLRIAVQSKGRLYEDTMGLLTEAGIKLSSAKRTLLIPARNFPVEILFLRDDDIPDSVSSGVADIGIVGKNEFMEKEKQARIVKNLGFSKCRLSLAIPKDEEYQGLEWFSGRKIATSYPVILNKFLKDNHINADIHVITGSVEIAPGIGLADAIFDIVSSGSTLVSNRLKEVEVVVESEAILIANNNLTDEKLEILEELIFRINAVQAAEDKKYILMNVPNNSLDKILEVLPGIKSPTIMPLAKEGWSSVHTVLEEKRFWEIINKLKTAGAEGILVLNIEKMVL, translated from the coding sequence ATGTTACGCATTGCTGTTCAATCAAAAGGTCGTTTATATGAAGACACAATGGGACTTCTCACGGAAGCCGGAATCAAATTATCCTCAGCCAAACGAACTTTATTGATCCCCGCCCGGAATTTTCCCGTAGAAATTCTTTTTCTAAGAGACGATGATATTCCCGATTCGGTCTCTTCCGGTGTCGCCGACATAGGGATCGTAGGTAAAAACGAATTTATGGAAAAGGAAAAGCAAGCTCGCATCGTTAAAAATCTGGGATTCAGCAAATGCAGGCTTTCTCTCGCAATTCCTAAAGACGAAGAGTATCAAGGTCTGGAATGGTTCTCGGGACGTAAAATTGCGACATCTTATCCGGTAATCTTAAACAAATTTCTAAAAGACAACCACATAAATGCCGATATACACGTTATCACAGGATCTGTAGAGATTGCTCCGGGAATAGGCCTTGCCGATGCGATTTTCGATATTGTGAGTTCGGGAAGTACCCTTGTCAGTAACCGACTGAAAGAAGTCGAGGTCGTTGTAGAATCGGAGGCTATACTCATTGCCAACAATAATCTGACAGACGAAAAACTCGAAATACTGGAAGAGTTGATATTCCGAATCAATGCCGTTCAAGCCGCCGAAGACAAAAAATATATACTGATGAATGTTCCCAATAACTCTTTAGATAAAATACTTGAGGTCTTACCGGGAATCAAAAGTCCCACCATCATGCCTCTCGCAAAAGAGGGATGGAGTTCGGTGCATACGGTTCTTGAAGAAAAACGTTTTTGGGAAATCATCAACAAACTAAAAACTGCCGGAGCTGAAGGTATATTGGTACTGAACATCGAAAAAATGGTATTATAA
- the hisD gene encoding histidinol dehydrogenase — MEIIEYPSRDDWNKITERPHLNTLALHEKIRNILNEIRENGDCAIRSYTEQFQGVRLSELEVQENEFAEAEKLLDKELKEAILTAKKNIAKFHASQAITPQKIETTEGVTCWQKAVGIERVGLYIPGGTAPLFSTVLMLAVPARIAGCREIIMCSPCNANENIHPAILFAARTAGVDRVFKLGGVQAIGAMAYGTKSVPKVYKIFGPGNQYVTAAKQIVSLKDVAIDMPAGPSEVEVIADSSSFPEFVASDFLSQAEHGADSQSILLTTEKSVIENVKQEIERQLEQLPRKDLAKKSLEHSRLVLLNDWDEVIDLTNEYAPEHLIIQSSNYQELSEKVINAGSVFLGPYTPESAGDYASGTNHTLPTSGYAKAYSGVNLDSFIRKITFQEISRKGLQNLGNTIETMAANEMLDAHKNAVSVRLAKINQ; from the coding sequence ATGGAAATCATCGAATATCCGTCCCGAGATGACTGGAACAAAATCACTGAACGTCCGCATTTGAATACTTTAGCCTTACACGAAAAGATCAGAAACATATTAAACGAAATCCGAGAAAACGGAGATTGTGCGATACGTTCATATACAGAACAATTTCAAGGAGTCAGATTGTCAGAACTGGAAGTTCAGGAAAACGAATTCGCCGAAGCCGAAAAGCTGCTTGACAAAGAGTTGAAAGAAGCTATTTTGACGGCAAAAAAAAATATAGCTAAATTCCATGCTTCACAGGCTATAACACCTCAAAAAATAGAGACTACCGAAGGAGTAACATGCTGGCAAAAAGCAGTAGGCATAGAACGAGTCGGGCTTTATATTCCGGGAGGTACAGCACCTTTGTTCTCTACGGTATTAATGCTTGCCGTACCGGCTCGCATCGCCGGCTGCCGTGAGATCATCATGTGCAGCCCGTGTAACGCAAACGAAAACATCCACCCGGCAATTCTTTTTGCAGCTCGTACCGCAGGGGTCGATAGGGTTTTCAAATTAGGAGGTGTTCAAGCAATCGGAGCAATGGCATACGGCACGAAAAGTGTTCCTAAAGTTTATAAAATATTCGGTCCCGGAAACCAATACGTAACTGCAGCAAAACAGATCGTGAGCCTGAAAGATGTAGCAATAGATATGCCTGCCGGACCATCAGAGGTCGAAGTTATTGCAGACAGCTCTTCTTTTCCCGAATTTGTGGCTTCGGACTTTTTATCACAGGCCGAACACGGTGCAGACAGTCAATCGATATTGCTCACTACCGAAAAATCGGTGATCGAAAACGTAAAACAAGAGATCGAGCGTCAACTCGAACAGCTCCCCAGAAAAGATCTGGCAAAAAAATCATTAGAACACAGCCGCCTTGTATTATTAAACGACTGGGATGAAGTGATCGACCTTACCAATGAGTACGCTCCCGAACATCTCATCATTCAAAGCAGTAACTACCAGGAATTGAGTGAAAAAGTCATCAATGCAGGATCTGTCTTTCTCGGACCATATACTCCTGAAAGTGCCGGAGACTATGCTTCGGGAACAAATCATACCTTACCGACAAGCGGATATGCAAAAGCTTACAGCGGAGTAAATCTGGACAGCTTTATACGAAAGATAACATTTCAGGAAATCAGCCGGAAAGGACTGCAGAATCTCGGGAACACTATAGAGACAATGGCCGCCAATGAAATGCTCGACGCTCATAAAAACGCCGTATCGGTAAGACTCGCAAAAATAAACCAATAA
- a CDS encoding DUF6789 family protein — protein MKKIQEPIIGGFFATLALLFVSFIENISGSFNYISPIFLSSIADDSILGAFFLQLIAGWIFAFIYSLFFIKILSWAKNDWIRGLIYGIVIAILMEIGLYIAVDNIILPNLILDTIGMLIAYGIFGIVLGAFIPLSKREK, from the coding sequence ATGAAAAAAATACAAGAACCTATCATAGGAGGATTTTTTGCAACCCTTGCCTTATTATTTGTCTCTTTTATCGAAAATATCAGCGGATCATTCAATTATATTTCACCTATATTTTTATCATCAATAGCAGACGATTCTATTTTAGGAGCTTTCTTCTTGCAATTAATTGCAGGCTGGATATTTGCATTCATATACAGTCTTTTCTTTATTAAAATACTGAGTTGGGCAAAAAATGATTGGATAAGGGGCTTGATATATGGGATCGTAATAGCTATATTAATGGAAATAGGTCTATACATAGCAGTGGATAATATCATTCTTCCGAACCTCATATTAGACACAATCGGTATGCTTATCGCTTACGGAATATTCGGTATCGTTCTCGGAGCTTTCATTCCTTTGTCAAAAAGAGAAAAATAA
- a CDS encoding Crp/Fnr family transcriptional regulator yields MKDFIEKIRKVYPLSDEALSLFIAETERVSFPKGHLLIRSDVKEKYSYFIIKGYARGFFYKEDRDVTIWFASSGMSLLSMNGYMFGSAGYENIELLEECDLLKISNDALNRLFDRNIELANWGRRMSDQIILELEKLIMERCFISASERYHLLIEQEPEILQKVPLRHIASYLGISQVSLSRIRAGIQ; encoded by the coding sequence ATGAAAGATTTTATAGAAAAAATCAGAAAAGTATATCCTCTTTCGGATGAAGCGTTGTCCTTGTTTATTGCAGAGACAGAACGAGTATCTTTTCCGAAAGGTCATTTGTTGATACGAAGCGATGTTAAAGAAAAATATTCTTATTTCATTATAAAGGGATATGCACGGGGATTTTTTTATAAAGAAGATCGGGATGTGACTATTTGGTTTGCCTCATCGGGTATGTCGTTATTATCGATGAATGGTTATATGTTTGGTTCTGCAGGATATGAAAATATCGAATTACTTGAGGAGTGTGACTTGTTGAAAATATCGAATGATGCTCTTAACCGGCTTTTCGACCGTAATATCGAATTAGCTAATTGGGGAAGAAGAATGTCTGATCAGATAATTTTAGAGTTGGAGAAATTGATTATGGAACGTTGTTTTATTTCGGCTTCCGAACGGTATCATCTGTTGATAGAGCAAGAACCGGAAATTTTACAAAAAGTGCCACTCAGACACATTGCTTCCTATTTAGGTATTTCTCAAGTTTCTTTGAGCCGGATACGTGCCGGAATACAATAA
- a CDS encoding EamA family transporter produces MKQFRGIFLAILSSSTFGMIPFFALPVIQEGVGIDSILFYRFAVSAVIVGLYLLFVKSDFRITAKELVTLFFLGVFYALTSLCLTASYLYIPSSVATTVHFLYPVLVTTIMILFFKSKVSLSVVTAAVMAIVGVYFLSGGKDGGVINVRGLALVLVTVLTYAIYIVGVNKSCVQKMDGLKMTFYVLLSSALIFGGNLLIKGNGLDAIPSYKAGINLFLLALIPTLISDFTLILAIKQVGSTITAILGCMEPLTALFLGVCFLNETLDGEQLVGIFVILSAVFIIISENRINSDFVKRFIPVFLFNRSK; encoded by the coding sequence ATGAAACAATTCAGAGGCATATTTTTAGCGATATTATCTTCTTCTACGTTCGGGATGATTCCGTTTTTTGCTTTACCGGTCATACAGGAGGGAGTAGGTATCGATTCTATATTGTTTTACCGTTTTGCCGTATCAGCAGTTATAGTAGGGCTTTATTTGTTATTTGTAAAGAGCGATTTTCGTATTACGGCTAAGGAACTTGTTACATTATTTTTTCTTGGAGTTTTTTATGCCCTTACTTCTTTATGCCTTACGGCGTCTTATTTGTATATTCCCAGCAGTGTTGCGACCACTGTGCATTTTTTATATCCGGTATTGGTGACGACTATTATGATATTATTTTTCAAAAGTAAGGTTTCTTTATCTGTTGTTACGGCGGCGGTGATGGCGATTGTCGGAGTCTATTTTTTAAGTGGAGGCAAGGATGGGGGAGTCATTAATGTAAGGGGATTGGCATTGGTCTTAGTAACGGTGCTCACTTATGCGATATATATTGTCGGTGTGAATAAGTCTTGTGTTCAAAAAATGGACGGGTTAAAAATGACTTTTTATGTTTTGTTGTCATCGGCACTTATTTTTGGAGGAAATCTTTTGATAAAGGGAAACGGTTTAGATGCGATTCCGTCTTATAAAGCAGGCATAAACTTATTTTTACTTGCACTGATCCCGACCCTTATTTCTGATTTTACTTTGATTTTAGCAATTAAGCAAGTCGGGTCTACTATTACTGCTATCTTGGGCTGTATGGAGCCTCTTACCGCATTGTTCTTAGGAGTATGTTTTTTAAATGAGACTCTTGATGGGGAACAGTTGGTCGGTATCTTTGTTATTTTATCGGCGGTGTTTATTATTATATCCGAGAATAGGATAAATAGTGATTTTGTAAAACGGTTTATTCCCGTATTTTTGTTTAACCGTTCTAAATAA
- the hisC gene encoding histidinol-phosphate transaminase has product MKKLEKLVRPNIWRLKPYSSARDEFKGEASVFLDANENPYNTPYNRYPDPLQWKVKEKIADLKGVNIESIFLGVGSDEPIDLLYRAFCEPGIDNVIAIDPTYGMYKVCADINNVEYRPVRLNNDFDFEPDKLLAEADSNSKLLFLCSPNNPSGNSFSFEKIRYILDNFQGIVIVDEAYIDFSAYPSLLEKLDQYPNLVVLQTFSKAWGSAGIRLGMAFASKNIIQIFNKIKYPYNINRLTQEHALELLKRNGEIQAWVKELVSEREILQKELSALPVILHIYPSDANFLLVKTRDAQALYDYLVAKGIIVRNRNKITLCENCLRITVGTPEENKALIDALKKVTL; this is encoded by the coding sequence ATGAAAAAATTAGAAAAACTGGTTCGACCCAATATATGGAGGCTCAAGCCTTACTCTTCGGCACGAGATGAATTTAAAGGTGAAGCATCTGTTTTTCTCGATGCCAACGAAAATCCGTACAATACTCCGTATAACCGCTATCCTGACCCTCTACAATGGAAAGTTAAAGAAAAAATAGCCGATTTAAAAGGGGTAAACATAGAGTCTATTTTTCTCGGCGTAGGAAGCGACGAACCGATAGATCTCTTATATCGGGCTTTCTGCGAGCCGGGTATAGACAACGTTATAGCCATCGATCCGACCTACGGAATGTACAAAGTATGCGCCGACATCAATAATGTGGAATACCGCCCTGTCCGACTCAACAACGATTTCGATTTCGAACCGGACAAACTTTTGGCAGAAGCCGACTCTAACAGTAAACTGCTATTTCTATGCTCTCCGAACAATCCTTCGGGGAATTCGTTTTCCTTTGAAAAGATACGGTATATATTAGATAATTTTCAAGGCATTGTTATTGTCGATGAAGCCTATATAGATTTCTCTGCTTATCCTTCTCTTTTGGAGAAACTCGACCAATACCCTAACTTGGTGGTATTACAGACTTTTTCCAAAGCATGGGGAAGTGCAGGAATACGTTTAGGAATGGCTTTTGCATCAAAAAATATTATTCAGATATTCAATAAGATAAAATATCCTTATAATATTAACCGGTTGACACAGGAACACGCTTTGGAGCTCTTGAAACGAAACGGAGAAATACAAGCATGGGTAAAAGAGCTTGTCTCAGAAAGAGAAATCCTTCAAAAAGAGTTATCCGCACTTCCGGTCATACTGCACATATACCCAAGCGATGCAAATTTTTTACTGGTAAAAACCCGGGACGCTCAAGCCTTATATGATTATTTGGTCGCAAAAGGGATCATCGTCCGTAACCGCAACAAGATCACCTTATGCGAAAACTGCCTCCGTATTACAGTCGGTACACCCGAAGAAAACAAGGCATTGATCGACGCATTAAAAAAAGTAACGTTATGA
- the pssA gene encoding CDP-diacylglycerol--serine O-phosphatidyltransferase, whose protein sequence is MKKIIVHIPNAITCLNLLSGCFACLFAFKTDFETSALFICLAALFDFMDGFAARLLNAYSPMGKELDSLADLSSFGMAPGILIFSFTGQLITPEYPIFIQEYFPYLAFLIPVFSGLRLAKFNIDTRQTTSFIGLPVPADALFWIGVCFWGLENGFNIYVLGCLILIFSYLLVSELPMFSLKFKDLSLRNNYIRYILLLGAIVFITLFGFGGFAAAIVLYIVLSVINIKL, encoded by the coding sequence ATGAAAAAAATTATAGTCCACATACCCAATGCAATTACATGTCTGAATTTACTATCCGGATGTTTTGCTTGTCTTTTCGCATTTAAAACCGATTTTGAAACGTCTGCTTTGTTTATCTGTCTGGCTGCACTGTTCGATTTTATGGACGGATTTGCCGCCCGATTATTAAATGCCTACTCCCCTATGGGAAAAGAGTTGGATTCTTTAGCAGACCTGAGCAGTTTCGGCATGGCTCCAGGTATCTTGATATTCTCTTTTACCGGACAATTAATCACTCCCGAATATCCGATATTCATTCAAGAATACTTCCCTTATTTAGCATTCTTAATACCGGTTTTCTCCGGTTTGAGACTGGCCAAATTCAATATCGATACACGTCAAACTACGTCTTTCATCGGATTACCGGTTCCAGCTGATGCACTTTTCTGGATCGGAGTTTGCTTTTGGGGACTTGAAAACGGATTCAATATTTATGTATTAGGCTGTTTGATCCTAATCTTTTCCTATTTATTGGTATCCGAATTGCCGATGTTTTCTTTAAAATTTAAAGACTTATCATTGCGTAATAATTACATACGGTATATTCTTTTATTAGGAGCAATAGTCTTTATTACATTATTCGGATTCGGCGGATTCGCCGCAGCCATTGTACTTTACATCGTTTTATCAGTTATTAATATAAAACTGTGA
- a CDS encoding GNAT family N-acetyltransferase translates to MMQLIRITDSDDAFLKRLISLYEESFPLEERRPVEQLKRLIKSADSMHFNAVVLDGELCGLFVFWDFETFYYLEHFAIYPHLRNKKIGQQVLDYVARNLSGLRLLEVEPAIDDEIAIRRVEYYRRNGYKVLEKEYIQPSYHKREDACPLWIMGNENSDFLPQYIERIKDEVYRRNISE, encoded by the coding sequence ATGATGCAATTAATTCGAATTACTGATTCTGATGATGCTTTCTTGAAAAGACTCATTTCTTTATATGAAGAATCTTTTCCATTGGAAGAAAGACGCCCGGTAGAACAATTGAAACGTTTGATAAAATCTGCCGACTCGATGCATTTTAATGCTGTCGTTTTGGATGGAGAATTATGCGGACTTTTTGTGTTTTGGGATTTCGAAACATTCTATTATCTGGAACATTTCGCTATATATCCTCATTTAAGGAATAAGAAAATCGGACAGCAGGTTTTAGATTATGTGGCAAGGAATCTTTCGGGATTGAGATTGCTTGAAGTAGAGCCCGCAATTGATGATGAGATTGCTATACGACGTGTGGAATATTATCGTAGAAACGGATATAAGGTTCTTGAAAAAGAATATATCCAGCCTTCTTATCATAAGCGAGAAGATGCATGTCCGTTATGGATTATGGGAAACGAGAACTCTGACTTTTTACCTCAATATATAGAGCGGATTAAAGATGAGGTTTATCGCCGGAATATATCGGAATAG
- the hisB gene encoding bifunctional histidinol-phosphatase/imidazoleglycerol-phosphate dehydratase HisB yields MKKVLFIDRDGTLVVEPPVDYQLDSLEKLEFIPKVFRNLHFIKEKLDFELVMVSNQDGLGTDSFPEETFWPAQNKIIRAFENEGVTFDNILIDRSFPEENLPTRKPGTGMLKEYLDGSYDMKQSFVIGDRITDMQLAKNMGCRGIFLKNEEQGLQEITDNGLDQTCVLVTPDWDKITEFLFAGERRAEIIRKTSETDIHVTINLDGNGKCNISTGLGFFDHMLDQIGKHSGIDLTIQVKGDLNVDEHHTIEDTGIALGEAIGKALGDKRGIERYGYYLPMDDCLCSVALDFGGRAWLVWNAEFKREKIGDMPTEMFFHFFKSFSDAARMNLNIKAEGDNEHHKIEGIFKALARALKMAIRRDIFHYELPSTKGAIF; encoded by the coding sequence ATAAAAAAAGTCCTATTCATAGACCGGGACGGAACTCTCGTAGTAGAACCTCCTGTCGATTATCAACTGGATAGTCTTGAAAAATTAGAATTTATTCCGAAAGTATTCCGCAACCTGCATTTCATTAAAGAAAAACTCGATTTCGAATTGGTCATGGTAAGTAATCAAGACGGTTTAGGGACAGATTCTTTTCCTGAAGAGACTTTTTGGCCTGCACAAAATAAAATCATACGTGCTTTTGAAAATGAAGGGGTGACTTTTGATAATATTTTAATAGACCGTTCTTTCCCTGAAGAAAATCTCCCTACTCGAAAACCCGGAACCGGAATGTTAAAAGAATATCTTGACGGAAGTTATGACATGAAACAATCTTTTGTCATAGGTGATCGCATCACCGATATGCAGCTTGCAAAAAATATGGGTTGTCGGGGAATATTCTTAAAAAATGAAGAACAAGGATTACAAGAAATAACAGATAACGGGCTCGATCAAACCTGCGTATTGGTCACTCCCGACTGGGATAAAATCACAGAATTCCTTTTTGCCGGAGAAAGACGTGCAGAAATAATACGTAAAACTTCTGAAACCGACATACATGTAACGATCAATTTAGACGGTAACGGTAAATGTAATATTTCTACCGGACTCGGATTTTTCGATCATATGCTCGATCAGATCGGAAAACATTCGGGAATAGACCTGACAATTCAGGTAAAAGGAGACCTGAACGTTGATGAACATCATACAATCGAAGACACAGGTATCGCTCTTGGTGAAGCTATCGGCAAAGCTTTAGGAGATAAAAGAGGCATAGAACGGTATGGTTACTATCTGCCAATGGATGACTGCCTCTGTTCTGTCGCATTGGACTTCGGAGGAAGGGCATGGCTGGTATGGAATGCAGAATTTAAAAGAGAGAAAATCGGAGACATGCCTACGGAAATGTTTTTCCATTTCTTTAAGTCGTTCAGCGATGCAGCCCGAATGAATCTCAACATCAAAGCTGAAGGAGACAATGAACACCATAAAATAGAAGGAATATTCAAAGCTTTGGCTCGTGCCCTAAAAATGGCTATACGACGAGATATATTCCACTATGAGTTACCGAGTACCAAAGGAGCGATCTTCTAA